The Sabethes cyaneus chromosome 1, idSabCyanKW18_F2, whole genome shotgun sequence DNA segment ATGTAAGGAAATTCTCCAATTCTTCAGGCATCGTTCCTTCCATCGCGTCGTACGCCCCCTGTATCCGATTTTTCGGCAGAAAAGATAAAGcctagaatttttattacattataaaaacaacaaataaaagtactttatcaacaaacctgcagccgttttaccgccatgaatatgtctgtgttggtcgagtaatgttgttttagtccgcgtatatttaatgcactcatttttcacgGGACAATtaccaactaccgtgcggaaagcaaaccgtgttcaacaacaatggacacagctgttggctttgctatgtgcggtcaacaaagatggacacggcgggatattgaatgaaatatttcggccgctttagtaatagggtaataaacttgtagtttactgcatttacttctttatgaaaatccatgaaagtaaaaataagattacaattataatgtaagcatatatctacgaaagataatttttatactggtttttacctcacatttctttattataaatacatctttattataaggtgcgagacgtatttaccgtgttagtagcaaatgtttcctataagattcagggcgagacggccgagCGGGCGAGcgagcatgtacccaacgtttgcgcaggttgaaggctatgaatattttcggtcgaatatgacattcggccatttgtgattcggccattcgtgattcggccttttgtgattcggccatttggtacattatgccattcgttatttcggccatttgtgtttcggtcattcgtgattcggccatttgtgtttcggccattcgtaggtaatccttgTACAACATTTAACATATTACGTCTATATATATAAAggatttccaggaatcctttattgtaaCGCGCCAACGCTTTGATTGTTTTTCTGGAAAATacacaaatttatgatcgaaattctttggaatgatcaaattacccagcataattagaaacaataattagttttagtcatgttttagacaaaaagagtggttgcatgcattgctttccttagaaaatgcgatgcagtaatgcgcagatttaggcacagatttttctttcatgttccaaattctgcgcagtaatgtatcctacgaagaaatcgcaaaAGAATACGCagcctcacccaaatggctgaggtatagaggcatgaaaattcaagtagaatctttaacttgcattgatttcaatcctgtgctgtgtctcggggtccgaacctacaaGCGCCAAACCaagtcttctgattttttttaatgtccaaccttaTGGAGCTGTCAAAAAGTGGGGATAtcgtttctatatgaaaacataaTTTTTAGTATCAGTCTCTAAGATGTAATGTTCAacatgcagaaaacccgaatcagtTCACCCTTCatgttatcgagaataaaatatttaaaatgaggcaatcaaaattatAGCTATATTCCTGTGCCagctggacagcacaagaaggccgaatcatggatttaattatagtAATGGCaaaaggcgaaccagccgcaggctgaaaacctctaatatagaataaaaaaaatagtaatggctaatgccggactTTTGGTGTGCAGgaatatttattgttactttttgggtgcgcagaattaggagcaaaaatgcgcagaatttaggaacatgggcaagaaagtgcgcagaattaggcaccgtggataagtttacaaaacgaaaaatatactcaatggTTAGTCAACTTTtgattcccatattttttaccagatattatagaccgcagtactacacgttgctgctatccacgttgttaatttaaatatagaatacttagaatagcggaagaaccATAAAAATTTCTTAACTgtgcagaatatggtacgttcaccatacagcttcgaggtacgatgttaATATAACAAGCCAgtattcgaatctcagctggtcGGTGCTGGTAGAGTTAGagggatcgttgcactagccacgtagttgtcttgtactctaataactgcggctgtgaagtctgtcaataaagaagagtcaagtcttaaagacgtttatacccaaggctttgttTTGTCTGCTTGAAACGACATTACAGGCATGCAAATATTGGTATCTTTACGGACAGCAGAGCTGCACTACTGGAACTCAAGTCGGATAAATGCGCATTCCAATTGGTTATCTCTTAGTTGAGTCCGGAAGAgtgatagcgagtaaggacaacaTATAGCCAATATTTGTGCAGGTCGAAGCCCGTTAATATTTGCGGCCGTATATGACATTCGGACATTTAtgttcggccatttgtgatacCATCATTCGTAGGTAATTCCAATTATGGAGGCTAAATTCGACAAAGATCATAGATTTCATTAACCACGTAGTACCGAATTGCGGCAGAAGATTACTATTTTTAGCTAAACTAAAAATAGCGCAGCTTACTATttagctcaactccatcaacgAATATGAGCAGTATGTAAACTGTATGGTTCTGCCACAACAGACGATAACTGCAGTATAGCCCAGTTATCTTCGCTTGACGTTTCTTTGTCCAGTGTACAGTGATTTTTTACTGTACTGCCGGCAGTACACACGTCATCGACAATGTAGATAAAATGTTTGGATTTGTTAAAAATCGAGTCCGGTTTGTTAATGTCCTCACCGACAATTTGAGAAAGTACTTTGTAGACATTAAGAAtaatgcttatgcttatgcttattaagaatagtgatcgctcggtagttgtCACATTCCAATTTGTCACCTTTTTATCCTGACTATCCTCTGGTGCAGGCAGGTAGCTAACCTTTCAGGGTCCATATTGATAAATTCCGCTATGAAGACATACTTGCGagttgacttgttgttcttGGGCAGTCCGAAGACATTGTTGGCATGGCCAACGTAACTCAGTAACTCGCGAGTACTTGttatcattaaaccagcgacactCTTCGATGATAGTTTTGATAGTTTTGCTGGAATTTCCATCATCAATAAATGTCGTTGGTTTAACGATGCAAGTTATTGAGTTACATACAATAAGTTCCGTTAAGCGTAGTTCTCATTCGCTCTAAGGCAGCAGCAGAGGCATTTGATGTTAGTTCTAAGCCATATGTTAGATGAAGTAGTAGTAGCGACTTAAAGAGTTTAATTTTCACTGGAACTGGTAGCAATTTGGCGGTAAGCCTTAGGGAACGCAGGATACCATAAATCTTAGAACATTGTGCATTAATGTGGCTATCCAATTCTAGGTTTTGTTGGAAAATGATTCCCAGATTAGAAACTTTTCCAACATAATCTGGAACTTGATTTGCCTAATCTAGAAAATATATGGAGAATTTACACATTTTCGCTTGTCaacaattttcactatttagcgatgcACGCATGCTTGGCATGCATGCTGCAATTTTgataaaatgagaattacaagCGTTCAAAAGCTGATCACTTTTCCACATTTCAGGTTTAGATCAAATTAAATATCGTACCAACGAACATTCTACACTCGGCGGTTCTAGTTTTGATTTGCCGGGTTCCAACACGTCAGTTGCATGGGCGTTAGCAAACCCTATTATTATGTAATCTTCTTTTTCCATGCCTATTTTTACTATTAGACTCCGATGTGAGGGTTATACCGGATGTAGTTACCGAAAACATGCAAGTCAAGAGCATAGACAATTAAACATAGACTTTAAGACAGTGTTGAAATCGCCGCAGTTCTCCGATTCCTGAAGAGCACATAAATTTGGTTCGTAGCAAACATGAATAAGCCTTATAAACTTTTTTAACGTTAAAAGATTACACATAACTCGGAAATTCGTCCTACAATTTACTGAGTGATAAATCAAAGTTGTTTCAAAGCGTTTCATGACGTACAGAGATTGTTTCACCCAGTGGATGGCGATATCTGTCAGCTAGCTATTGTTAGTCATAGCAAACGACATTATATTAAAGACATTAGGTACTGggtataaaatatatttcaaaaaatatttcaattacaGCCATGTTATCAAGTTCACCCTTGTCTTGATGCCGCCAAAGGTGCGGCAACAAAACATTTCATAACCAAACTTATGCGCTACTCGGCCAGTGGAAAAGTAACAAATCTTCAGTATATCCAATCGATATTACGTACCTacagaaaatcgaaaataaaaatcagtgcAAATTTGCGTTAAATCGAAACTAACTTTTCCGCGGAAAGTAGGAGCACCATTAGTAGGTAAACTCTGATTAACGCCGCAGCGTTTGCTACGTTTCCAAATCGATACGAGATGGAAGACATTGGGCAAACACCGTCCTGCTTTTATTGAATAAACGAGCGCTGATAAATAAAAACCTGCAGCGATTGGTTCGCCTCAGTATACAGGTGTGTTCAAAGAATCTCAATCGGAAAGGAAAGGCAATTAGACTTTATTAAAATTGCTCTTCAATCTACGCGTTTTGCTCCATGCTGTTGGCACTGACTTACATTTGCGGCTGCTTCATCTTCATTTCTTCGGAATCGACTTTTAGGCACCCAGTTTTCAATAGCAATCACGAtcgatttttcctgttttattctCCCTGTTGTACTAAATCCCACGAACAAGTAAGAAGAAATCTTTGCGTGAAGCACGAACGTCCCGTCCGCCCGAGACGTCGACGGAAGCGATCAGGTTTCACCCCATTTTAAACCTTCGGGGGGAATCTCTCCACTCCAGCACTGAATGAGAAAAAACTCGTCATGCGGAAAGATAACAAATAAACCGGCTGGATAGGATAGACCTTGTCCCTGcgattgaaactgaactgactAACCGTGCCCACACACACCCAATCTGCACCATGACTTTGTAATGTTATCATTCCAGCGCAGCGCCGGAAAGTGATAAGTGATACTCTCAAAGCAGAACAAGTGCATATTCGATAAGCAAAAAGAAGAAGGAGAAGCAAAACTTAAGCAGCCGTAACGCAATCCAAGTGTGTGCCCAATCTCCAGAAAAACGGTTCCGGTGTGTATACATAGCTTTAGTTTAGTCGTCCGGTGGCATCGGCAGAAATTGCAATCAAGTGAATCAATCAAGCGGCGCGTTCttcttttgctgctgctgcgtaCGTACGGATCGGAGTGTGCCAGCCAGGACGGTTGGTAGGGTTGCCGCCGCCGCCCCCACCATCACCACCCGCGAGACAAACGTGATCGAATAATTAAGTGCAAGTGAGTTTTGGATTACTGTTGGAACAGGAAGCAGACTACATAAGTAGTTGTAGGTACAATGTAATGCTGATTATCGTGTCGTTCGATTcgtttcatttcttcattgacaCGTTTATTATCATTCCTCCGTGTACGAGTTAGTTATTTATTCAGTATTCGTGGAAtgtgatggaaaaatatatgcaTGTTTATAGAAGATGCTATTTCAGAGTTAAAACTGTCATCTAGTCCCGATTTTTTCGCTTTATTTAATTAGAATCTCTACCCAGATATTGTAAATAACTCAGAGAAAAAtttgaggtcaatcattttgctatcctttttcttcaaaaagtataaaaagtgaatattcgcgcaatatttttttcataattttcctaaattcttagttttgaaagatgataactcttgAACTCTTGAAGTggtgtcattgaagcaacgcttaagaaatTATATACCACTcctttttatccaagctggaGGATCTGCGCTAgaggaatccggttataattggctgcGACTATAGCTAGGTTCGATCCGCATGCACTGTTCaatcacagatgttctgccgacaatatccatgtcatcgtcaaagcagacaaattgacttgatttgttgaagatcgtgcccggGGTGTTGAAAACCGCTCGGTTTATaataccttgtagcgctatgttgaacagcaggcatgatagaccatcaccttgaccaaacactctgcgtgattcgaatgaactcgacaatcgatttaaaatccgaacacagcatcgtaagttgaatcagtttgataagcGTCCTGGGGAAGccattctcgtccatgattttgcaTAGGTCTTTTCGATCTATGGTATcacatgcagctttgaagtcaacgaacagatGGTGGGTGTGAAACCTGCATTCGTGGCCTTTTTGGaagatttgccgcagtgtaaattcACAATTCAGAAGTTTCACAAGGAAGCAACACGGGACCTTTATTATTCATGTTGTTATCCAATGACGTGACGCTCTTGTTACAATGTGGCTGCAAGTTGGCATATGCTAATGGCTTGAAATACTGCTTGGTAGTTCAAGTCATAGAAAACTGGCATAATCTGGAAGTGGAAACCTTGCTAAATGATTTCTTTAACTGACGCCGGAGAGACTTTGAGGTTATAATATTTCACCACATTTTTTGTTGACTATCAACAAACTGAGGAGAGTGGACCATATAAGTGGTTTAGAAGTTCATGAGTCTGCATTAGAAATGTTTGAGTACGGTTAATTTAATCTGAAACTCGTGCACGATCCATCGGTTTAGGTCGAGTACAGGTACTGCAAAGTAATTTTTTGGTTCAGGCCGGGTCTTTATTAAGTATCCATGTGACCAAGTGACCATGGAATTCAAAATTTGTATCTTTTTTCCTTGTATGCAATCGCGACAATTGGAAGAGATATCACCCGCTGTTGTCACACACCCACTGTTAAAAAAGGATCTTTCATTTTGACGCATTTTGACAGTTGTCGAAGTCTCGTTCTCGTGATGTGCCATGGTTATTTTAGCTAATGCAGAAAGCGGAAGAGAAATATTCATGCAATTCTTTGAAATTGTCATCACACACAGACTAACAACTCCCGGTTTTTACTTGTTATTCAAATTCTTATTTCCTTATTTCCTCATTCCTAGGCGTATCAAATATTGACTTTACCCTGGTAAGTTTTAATCTGTGACGGAAAGATATGAATACTACTCCTACTTTCGAACAACTTCCTAATTATCTTATAATCTATCTTGttaaatatataaaagtgaacgttgTAACCCGAGGGGTTCCAGCGAGCCCGGGGAAACTACCAAGAGTTCCGAACAAACTCTCTAGGGGAAAGGATCACCGACCGTCTTTGATTACCAACGATTGGCTTATGCGCCACCTCAAAATGAGGACCAATCGTCAAGTTGATTGCCCAGCTTGAGACTCGAACGTAGTTAGGTCAAAATGTCTTCCTTCGAAAAGATTCAAAGTACGGTAGGTTTTCCTCACAAATCTCCCGGGCAAGTCTTATCCGCGAATCCCACCGATGACCATTATCGACAACTTCACCCTAAAACCGCTAGTCAACATCACAAACTTCCTACATGGAAAAGCTTCTCATCACAGGCAAGTTTCATCCACTCGACACCAGAGGACCTGACCGCATGGGAAATTTCAGATATCGAAAGTCAACACCTTTCTTCATCGAGAATTCTAACCTTCGAACCACGACAACATACTCGCACCGAGACACAAGATTCCCAAGAACGTTTCAACATAGGGTGGCTATACAGGTGGGCATAAACTAGCACAATTCTAATTTACAAGGTTTCATTTTATTCATCTTCGCGCGCTGCATCATTTTCATTGTTCTGCTATCTGTCTCACTACCTGACTGTGTGCGTGTTCTCTTGCTACTCTACTTGAATTCTTCGGTATCGATACAGTTTTATATCACTTTACTTAATCGGCTTCATTCATAGCCGGGAGCCGGCCGATCTCATGTGCACATGGATATATGGAAACTGTACTTACAGTTGGCTGCTGGGGACTTACGGCGACAACTCGTTTATCTCCCTATTGTTCTGGGATGCTGGTATCCGGACTCGAAGTGTCGGTTACTGACGACAGCGGCTGGCAACGGAGTCGATGATGTTAGCGGGGGTGGTGATGACGGTAAAGGTGTTCCTGACGAGGGCAACGGCCGCAACGTCCATTTACCTATCAGGGTGAATTATTCGCCGACTTCACGGGTTGTCCGGCGGTGAACTCTCGGCGTACAAAATGGCTGATCGAGAATAAACAGATCACGGGGTTGGCGGCGTGAGCCCTTCTGGCCACGTGGATGGCTGGTCAGGTATCTTGACCCACGAAATTTGACGGCGGTGGTTTCCTAACCGTCGATAGCGTGATCCTGCCCCTTTCTTCGAGCTTTTCAACTGTACAAACTCGGAAGGCGGCAATACACTAATAGCTAGCTTAAATCTTGTAACTAAGCACTTTTCGCAACGCGAGCAAAAGAACTTCCGACGCGTTCAACGGATCTGGGTCGAATCGGCGAGAGACTTGGAATGCCCTCAGATCGGAGTTCAAGGCAGGTCAACGACATTGAACATTACGGCCGAACGAAGCGGAAACCGTAACTCTAGCAAATTTCAACCGAAGCTATCTTAAATGGTCATTAGACGAATTCGGCTCGCTTACCCGATCCTTCCTTGCATCTAGCTTTCCCGTTCTTATCCCCGATTCGAAGTTCGCATTCTAACCGAACCCAGTACTGTCTAGCATTAGAGACTTCTCCAATCTCACTTCTAGCGATATCCTCTCAAATTTGAATCATTAGATGAGTACACCAGATTGTATATCCATCGGGCGTTTTATCCTCATTCTTAAACACCGTAAATTCTAACCCAACGTGGTTTTATGAAAAGTTCTATGCAAACGATATCGAATTTTAATAATCTAATATTTTATCGCAAACTGGGCAACCGTTACAACGTGAGTATGTATGTACATATGTATATTCCggcataactccggaacgcgtggacgattcttcatcaaaccTGGCATACGTGTTTCTTGATACAAGAGAATCAGTACACGGGGTTGAAAGAAGGGCGATCCCTAACAACGATaatagttgtacaagtggctaggagataagaggggaggggtccgaaAAGGGAGGTTGGGCACTAAAACGGAGGATAAAATTAGGAAATAtagttttgtttctctttcaccGTAGGTATCTTCGAAGAGAAAAAAGATAAACGTCTGTGGGCCAAAATGAGCGGAGCTATCCAATGGGAGTTAACTATGCCATCTATTTGTACGTTCTGCCATAACTTCGGAACGGCTAAAACATTCTTCACTAATCATGAAATATAAGTTCTTTGATATGGCATTTGCCATATCTAAACGAAGAGTGCTCCTACGAAATGATAAGACGATCCGGGACCTCCAAGCACAACTGCTCTTTCATTTCTACCAACTCCGCAGTGACCAGGAACCCAGTATAATTTGACTTGGTATTTTTTGAGTGATTGAACACATTCTTAGGCATCGAATGTGCATACcctaccttgtatttgataaatttatatcccacaagcattaattgaagcatatagggtacgggagggtattcccatcacgctactaatttcggcatacattaccttttttggcaaCACTTTCAACacaacgaatgtagcactcataggctttaatgtgttataactattttcataaaaatgtaagtatttcggcctgtcggatttaaaaaacacagacaccactatagaaaatgggctcaatttagccgcagcgacttcatcatttctagcgactataactcaaattcagtagcgttttattaagaccaaaatacacgccgatattcagtaaatattattctatcaactggtataaaaatcttgtctcgaataaatatagtttcaacgtagttcctgaatattgttcaggctaccgcttaatgggctggaaatacccacccgtaccctacctcaacaaacaagaaaaatgaagttatattgtgcttagtggcgcaactaatggagcatctaccctagatGTGCCAAAttaatacaattttttcaccAAGCAGAGACTAAAATTATGCATCCATGGTCTAGGTCAAAAGCTTAATTCTGAAGTCCCACCAACAAAAGCACCGTCGTATTTATTTCGACTATTGATCCATCTTCAGTGATTCCTGTGTCCGATTGAGATACGGCTTAAGTATAGACATAGCCGTGACGCACACTCGGTTTACAGCATATACTATTCCTCTCCACCCACTGAGCAACTTGTGATTAACAACTCAGACGCCgactttaaagcatttagagctgctCGACGGTTCAATGGCCAGTGGTTGATCATTCCGTTTTCCGTAGGTAGTTCACTCAGTTGGTCATCGAAGAAACTCAGATTAATGTGACGCTGGAGAATGTGCGTTGAATTTTAGTTTTCCGTGAATCAATGTGATTCACCAGGATATCGAAGATAAGCGTATGTACGTTGAAAGAACACTTGTTTACTCGACAGCGTTAACAGGCCGATGAGCGTGTACCGATGTTTCATATATGTGGCaggttttttgttaattttttttttaaaagcaTTAGAAGTAAATGCAGAGATTTTCTCTACAAATCTTAATTTTCTGCCAATTCGAATCCGTAAATATTTCACTGAGCTCTTACGTTTCAAACCCATTGATGCCAATACCCAGTCAAAAACAATCGCAATATCTGTTGAGTTGATATTAGCTTAGTTTGACCACATTGTAACGAAACAATCGTCTTCTCGTTGTCTCGTCTTGCAGCAACTCTTCTCCTATTACTGACAATCTCTCGCTTGTCCGATGGTTCAGGGGGGGCCATTAAAGTCTATTTACACCCAAAATTTTAAAATCGAAGTCCAAACACTTTAAGTCAATTTGTTCCACGCAACTTACAGTGAACtcaataactttcgtttcagaACCCTTCGAATCTAAAAAGATCGCTCGACATTCCGATAGTTCACTAGCGCCGTCGGAGCCGAAGAAGCATGGCATGGCGATTTAAGGCATCCAAGTACAAGAACGCAGCTCCGATCGTACCGAAGCCGGAAGTATGCATTCGAGACATCTGCGTGGGTTCGTACCAAACGTACGGTAATAACATCGCTGCATCGGCCGCATTCATTGCCTTCAACTGGGAACATGTTGGCTCCAGTGTGGCCGTCCTGCCGATCGATGATTGTGGACGGAAGAGCAAAACCATGCCGCTGCTGCATGCGCATTCCGATACGGTGACCTATTTGGATTTTTCTCCCTTCCACGATGGGTTGCTGGCGACCGGGTCGCAGGACTGCCTGGTGAAGGTGTGGCACATCCCGGAGAAGGGGCTGGAGAATTCGATTTCGAACCCGGAATGTACCTTCGCCACCAAACAGCGAAGGGTGGAAACGGTGGGTTTTCATCCCACCGCTGACTGTCTGCTGTATTCGACGGCGGTTGGATGTGTTAGCTTGTGGGATTTGACCTGCCAGCAGGAGTCGTTTTGTAAGTATAACTCCGTTGCAGTTACAAGTTTGTTAATAAAATGGTTATTATGAAATTACAGCGAACAATCAACATCCGGAGGTTATTCAGTCGCTTAGTTGGAAACAGGATGGAAAGATCTGTGCAACTAGCTGCAAGGACAAAATGGTTCGCGTGCTGGATCCGCGAGCGGAGTCGCCAATTACGATGGTCGCTGAAAGTCACCAAAGTATTAAAGATTCTCGAGTTGTCTGGCTCGGAAATCAGGAACGCATTCTAACTACTGGCTTTGATGCTGGCCGGTTGAGACAGGTTATCATTCGGGATTTGAGGAACTTCACCGTTCCGGAGAAAACTATGGAGTTGGACTGCTCGACCGGTATACTGATGCCACTTTATGATCCCGATACGAACATGTTATTCCTGGCGGGTAAAGGAGATACTACGATTTCCTATCTGGAAGTTACGGACAAGGATCCTTACTTGATCGAGGGAATTCGTCACTCCGGCGAGCAGACGAAGGGTGCTTGTCTCGTACCGAAGCGAGCGTTGCGGGTGATGGAGGGCGAAGTTAACCGTATTATGCAGTTAACCTCCAACTCGGTGATCCCTATTATGTATCAGGTGCCAAGAAAGGTAAGTTTTTCTTAGCTTATATTTCGCCTGCAAATGCTTATAAACAGGATTGTTTGCTTCCAGTCCTACCGCGATTTTCACGGTGACCTTTACCCGGACACGAATGGATACAAAACTGAACTAACGGCTACACAGTGGCTCAAGGGGACAAATTTGGACGTTCCAAAAATCAGCCTGGATCCAGCGAAGCGAGAACTAGGCGATCAACCAATCATTGTAAGTTTGTCGATTGAAAAGTTGTCTATTGGATATCTCCATTTCATTACGATTTACCCTAAAGTAAAACCTAGTACGATTGAAATGAATTTCTATCTCTTCGACTGTGTACGTTTTGTGTCTCATTTCTGTTTCTACTGTTCTCTCCTATTTCCTATCGCTGACTCCTTCCCGTTCGTATATTTCAATTAAAATCAAATCGCTGCTATCGGTTTCAACTGTCCGCGGTACTAGATCTTAAGAGGTAACCTTCATGAAGTAGTTAAGAATATTGCGAACAAGTCGAGGAATGCTGCAACCACGATCAGTTGCACGGCAGATAAAATAGATAAAGCTTCAATCATGAAGCCGGCGTTCGTTCCGATCAAGGATAAAATCAAAAAGATGGAACAACAATCGCACAGTGAAAAGAGCGAATTCGAGCAACGCTTCAAAGAAGTCACTTCAGCCAAAGAAAGCAAGAATTGCGAGAACGCTAACATTTTGATTGACCCCAAGTCGTGCTACGAAACCGAGAGCAACGGAAATCATTTGAACAAAACTGGCGAGGATGACACGGGAGGTGTTGAAGAGTTAGATCAGCCGGGGGAAGTTACGCCTCCCAAGCCAATGCCGAGAACTTCTCGAAACAACTCGGTATCCGATCAACTTTCGACCAACTGCAGTGAGGAAATCCCGGTTGTCCCTGCTCCTCGGCCAGTCGCCAGACCCAGGACAACCGCAACCGGATATAAGGTTTGACACACATGAGCACTTCTGGAGttttctgttgttgtttttcgttGGTTCACTCTCGAGTTTTTTGGTGTAATTATTTGGTGTCGTTGTTTTAGGTTTCCACACACATATTCTGTTGTTTGTAGTGCACGATGACTTCTGTTAGCAATCTGTACGGTTTATCAGTATAATTTTGAACTTGATGCGTGCCTAGTAGATGTCATATCATTTAATGTCTTTTGGGTTGAGTGGTTATTCATGCAGACTTACTTGATTTTGCAGCCCCGACTTGGACCAAAACCGTTCTGCAGTACAGGTTCATCCGGTGATTTTTCCTTCGATAAAGTGTTCAATGTACCGCAAGCACCGGGTTCTGAGAACGGAGAGTCGTTGAGAGACTCCAACGATAATACACAGGAAAACAGTCTTGCCTCGAACGGAAGTGCGGAGGAAACACACGAGAACGGTAACTGTAAAGAACCGGATCCGGTATTAGATGTTACCGACGAAGTGCCACTGCGAATAAAAGCTTCCAACGAGGAAGAAAAACCGCGCATCATTTCCACTGCCGAACGAAGAAAGGTAACTTTCAGTTCTTAATTAAAAAAACTGTACTAATAAAGCATGCTAACTGAACTTTCTCTCTTCTAACGCAAACTATTTCCGGTACTGTAGTCGGGCGACCGCGAAAAGGTTACTAACACTCAGCTTAACTTTAGTTTAGAGCCTGCTAATGTTTTGTTCTCCATCACAGATTTTCGAATCGAAAGCATCCACAGAATCGGAGGACCAATTCGACGCTTCTTCCGATGATAAAGTAAACCAATTCGAACGACTCAGCGGTCAGCGTACCAGCATCGCTGAACGGCGCCGATTGTACGAAAATCGGTCACAAAGCGTTCAGGAAGAGAAACCGGCTTCACCTGTTCCACTAAGGTAATCCTTACAACAATCCACTGAAATCCTATCTCGTTTTAacggaaaatttatttttcagacGTCGCGATTCCCTAAAATCT contains these protein-coding regions:
- the LOC128739475 gene encoding coronin-7 isoform X1, producing the protein MAWRFKASKYKNAAPIVPKPEVCIRDICVGSYQTYGNNIAASAAFIAFNWEHVGSSVAVLPIDDCGRKSKTMPLLHAHSDTVTYLDFSPFHDGLLATGSQDCLVKVWHIPEKGLENSISNPECTFATKQRRVETVGFHPTADCLLYSTAVGCVSLWDLTCQQESFSNNQHPEVIQSLSWKQDGKICATSCKDKMVRVLDPRAESPITMVAESHQSIKDSRVVWLGNQERILTTGFDAGRLRQVIIRDLRNFTVPEKTMELDCSTGILMPLYDPDTNMLFLAGKGDTTISYLEVTDKDPYLIEGIRHSGEQTKGACLVPKRALRVMEGEVNRIMQLTSNSVIPIMYQVPRKSYRDFHGDLYPDTNGYKTELTATQWLKGTNLDVPKISLDPAKRELGDQPIIPRLGPKPFCSTGSSGDFSFDKVFNVPQAPGSENGESLRDSNDNTQENSLASNGSAEETHENGNCKEPDPVLDVTDEVPLRIKASNEEEKPRIISTAERRKSGDREKIFESKASTESEDQFDASSDDKVNQFERLSGQRTSIAERRRLYENRSQSVQEEKPASPVPLRRRDSLKSRGEPKTDEEAMPPPAAVIEFTRNRSDLSKESLPAEIAKRNNSNSSGNSTSKRTSTVFGRVSKFRHLKGTPGHKSTHIENIRNLSRQIPGECDGFQANSERVAVPISGAGGKIAIFELSKPGRLPDGVIPSLVNGNNIMDFQWDPFDNRRLAVACDDGVVKIWAIPDGGLTEPTNEPEKELVAHSDKIYIIRYHPLAKNVFLTASYDMTLKIWDLETLAEKYCLKGHTDQIFSFAWSPCGTFGATVSKDGKIRVYNPRKSENPIREGTGPVGTRGARLVWAIEGEYIVVTGFDKVSERQIYVYKSTDFNAPLGMVGLDVSPAILMPFYDEDSSTVFATGRGDSTIYCFEITEESPFICPLSHHRCSSLTQGLSFLPKNQCDVASVEFAKAQRLTNGTIEPLSFTVPRIKSELFQDDLFPPTRVLWEPTLSSTEWFAGRDKPAPRVSLQPEGMDSLSSIQPTVTTPTPAKKSDNINQIIGQQTQLNKAWSADLVRSKQDEIKNSVSARMPINRKLEQDDMEGVDEKEWEE